The nucleotide sequence GCATAACTCGGTGTATATCAATCTGAAGGGTTGCTGAAATTGGAAACCTACACAAAAATAATCCAATTAAATATAAATCCAATATAAATTCACACACTTTGTCAGTAATGATCAAACTACatagaaaatgttaaaaaatcACCATGCATGGTGGGTAGTTCAGAAAAGCAAATTGTGTACACTTATCTGCTATTGCTTCCCTTACATTTGTAGCTGTTTATCTCCATGTTTTCAGCATAGCACCCAAAACGAGGTTGATGGTGCTATAATGGTATATTCTCATTATGTCTCTGGTCTAGTTTTGCAGTTAGACCAGAATTTCATGGTGCAAAATGTGTACTTGATCTATGTTCTCTTATCTAGTTAAGAGAACCTGCCACTTAAAATCAGAttaatttgaaatgttcttctttggACAGTAAACTTAGTTATCAGATTAGATGTTTGCTGCCAGTGTCATTATTTGAAAGCTACAATGAATTGTTTCCTGTTTAGTTTAACTGGGTACTGTGTGCTCTGAATGATGACATGTGACCACCTAATTTATATGCCATTTTGCCATCTTCAGTTTGGAATCACACCTAAAAATTACAGTTGCCATTGGTGCTCATTGTACACTGCAGATGGAATACAAGtacctatattgatacaccACCATATTTGCCCCAGTTAAAGGCTTCCACAAAGTTGCTCCATAGCTAATGTAAGACACAGGTACACGTCATTGATCAACTGTCTTGGTTAATGGGAACATGGATCCTAAAATGTTTGTACTAGTGTTTTGTGCTTCCAGAAAACCCTGTTAAAATAATTCTGATGCAAAGTCCATGTTTGTACCATGCGGTGAGTCCCTTTGAAGTGCAAATCTGTCTTGTACAGTGAGTCTCAGTTGTGTGGCTGTGATGCAACTTACTAACGTGCACTGTGAGGAAACTTCTTATAtggcaaaaacatgtttagtCGTTCCAAATTATTACCTGTTTTCTGGAACTACCTGCAACTAGCCACtgacatttttcaaatatacttaatttttttgatcAAATAGCAATCTGAGACAGTCAAATCCTGGTTAGTTAAACATTGTCATGCTACATTTTAACTATTCACTTAAAGGCATAGTTTGTCAAAAAAACgtatttttttatctttaaaattggtattttttttcaaacaatccattattcagctttCCCTGTCTGTAATTAGTGTTGTTCGCACCATCcaaattaatgaatggaaacGTTTCGTATCGCAAAGCTGCCCAACAAGTGGGAAAATACTCAAacactacattcagtaatctatCGCGGTAGCatcaagtttattttttataaactgTATTCTGACTAAACAGCTGGGGGAATTGGGGGAATTCAAACAGGCACTAGCGAACCATTTCCTATAGCCATCATACACCGCTTCAGGTTTCAGTGGTAAATCAGATCgtcttcaaaatattttttttctctggttTGATTTTGCCTATGGGCTATAAGAAAGGTAAGAGAGGCTATGTAATACGTTTAGGTTTGAAACAATGTGCCTGGCTAGGcattatgtaattatttaggTTATGCCTAACCTATGCATAATCATTGTATTGTTTGGCACTTAAGCATATAAGTGTGAATTTTGTCTGCAGACTGAGGTTACGTGTTCGGGGGGTTGCTATgggttttccgcttgcaatgccgCTTTGTGGTAGGGGTATGTACGgtttccattcattaatttgtatgatgctaattactgactgaaactgagctgaataatggattgttttatttttttaaaatgactGTGCCTGAAGGACCTACTTTGGGTAAGGAGACGGTCAacgaaatatgatttttggatgaactatcccttttaACAACTGCAGGTGAAGTTGTAGTTTTCCAGAAAGTTTTCTAGTCCCTGATTATCTAAGGTTACTTAATTTGCAAAAATATTTGGTAGTCTATTAGCAGTTGTTTCCCAATAGTACTGGTGATGGTCTCCAACTGCGGTCATCTCGACTTGGCGTCAAATACCCAATGGCCATACCCAACAGTTTAACATTTTGGGGCTTTATTTTCCAGGTCTGTTCATTGATtctcttctgttttttttagcaAAGCATATAATAAAGATTGATGGCAAGGTAGGCCTCTTTAATGGCCTCGCCCCCAGGCTCTGCGCAGGGACCATCGGCACTCTAGTACACAGCAGAGTCTTGCAGGTGGGTCTGACAATCTGACTTAATGTAGTTTCCTAAATCATTTGAGAATGTTTTCAGATAGCCACGCTTAGTCTCCACTGTTAACAAACAGGAAATTCTGTATTGAAAGTCAAGGTTATTagtcaggggtgtccaaacagttccgcggagggccgagtgtctgcaggtttttggtttttcctataggttggttcccagttcacaccaaaacaaccaggtgaggatagaaactaaccaattagtaacctaattagtcaatcaagtacaaggtgagagtgaaccTGCAGACACTAGTCCctctgtggaactgtttggGCACCCCTGTTATTAGTAAATAGGCTGAATAACTGGTTGAGTCATTACGTGAGTTGGATTGGACAGCATTTGATAAGGGTCTGTGTGACTCTATGCTATTTGTTATTCGATTAAGATATTGATGTCAATTAAATGATGAAAATGGATCTCCATTGAACTAACTAATCACCTTTGTCCTGTAGAGATGTCAGGATGCAGGCAAATACGAGGTAAACATTTGTGATTATAtgctaatttattttatttttattgttaacGGCAACTTGCGTCTTAAGTCTAAGCTTTGGATTTTTGTGGTTTTGGTTCTCATGgttttgattcatttttatttatttttaggtcTCTGGAAGCTatcagaaagctgaagagggATCCCTACAGCATGTTGTCCATGAGGTATTataattttgtatatttttttgattgccttaaaaaaattttttgtaaAGGATACATTCTAGTAGTTGTCAATGGAACAGCTAAAACAAATGCTGCTAGTTACTGTAATTCCATTTGCTTATTGATGTGACTGAGTTGGCTAAAgttggctggctagctagcaaGTGACAAGAACATTAGCCAATCTGCATGGCAACCAGTTTTTATACGGACAACCAGTCCTTGATAAAAATAACTAACAACCCGATTTGGTCAGGACTCTGTCTTCTAGTTAAAGGATGTTATATACATTCACTTGGCTAAATGCTGTAACCCAAATCTAAAGTGTTTATTTGAATGACCAACATTTTctaaaagcaataaggcatgcgAGACAgtcctttttttgtttagtcACAGGGCTGAACCCCCACTATTTCATCAGGCTGACCTGTGAATATTCAGCAATGCCTCTTGTTGAGCCTTATTAATTGTTACAAATTTGTTGCTATTAAAAGGTGTCTTAGGAAGCGGTTTTGGTATTAATTATCCTTCACAGTGGGCGTCACCAATTTTCTGTTCTACCACAGACCACCAAAGAGATGATTGCCCGTTCCTGTGCCACAATTGTCACGCACCCCTTCCATGGTAATTATTCAGTTGTTTTTGGCCATGCCTTCATTGTGTACTCGAGTAATCAACACAGCCTCAGAGTGGTGATGTAGTCTTATGCTGTTGTGTTGCTATACAATGGTGTCATTGCAACCTGGTGTACAACCAGTTTGCTCCTGCATAGAGCATTGCAAATCAGATGGGCAGGTTGAATGTTGGACAGGGCTACCTTGCCACATtgcactctagcgactccttgtagGTCAGCCCCTGTGATGCTCaattgttgtcattggttgaaTGTGTTTCACTCAAGTGCATGTGTACCAGTGAAAAACATCCTGATTGGGCAAGCCGTGTGTAAGAAGGGATTGGTGATTTGTGATTGGACGAATCATGTCAATCTTTGACTGTTGCGGAGTTAAGACCATCCAAGGCCATAATTGCAataatttaattataatttGACATCACTAAAGCAGGTTAATTATTGGTAAAAGAAAAGTGACTAACGCAGGAATATAATGTTCTTACTGGTGACTAGATTATCTTCTGTTTCTCCCAAAGTAATCACCTTGAGATGCATGGTCCAATTTATTGGTAGAGAAACCAAATACAGGTGAGTTTCTCTTAACAAATTCTGTTTTAGGATTGATAGCCAAGATTGAGTGACTATGTTCTAAGTGATTAATTTTCCTTGCAGCGGAGTGTTTGATTCCATCATCACTGTCTACAAGCAGGAAGGAGTTCTAGGATTCTTTGCGTAAGTATGCTCAGCCTTTGGCTATATGACCAAAATCTCAAGGGAAACCTTTACTCCTTAACAGCTAGATATTTAGAATATccaaaactgtattttgttcAAGTTAATATTCTTTTCAGGTTGATGTTTGTTCCTGAATCTTGTTTGTTCCCGATAGGGGCCTTATTCCTCGACTGCTGGGTGATGTGCTGTCTCTTTGGATCTGCAACATGCTCGCCCACCTCATCAACACATACGCTATAGATGACTCGGTAAATGAGACGGTTTGGGTGCCTTGTTTGTAGTAGATTGTCGAGGGGTCTTTCTATTATACAGCACGCGCTGCAAAAGTATTTTATGCATGGGTGACATTTTGAATtctgaaatattgttttttccCCTTAGATGAGTCACACAGGGGAAATAAAGAACTGTTCTCAAGCTGTGACTGGGGTAAGTGTgaatcatttgttttaaatgcgTAATCATGCACATTAAGGCTGTAACAAAGCCTTCCACTACAGTTGCGGGGAAATGTGAAGACCCTTGCACTTCAAAACttctgaataaaaaattaaaagctTTTGCTCCCCACATCTTTTTGGAATCAACATTCTGGAACCAATTcaatgattaaaataaatacttcaaGTACTGCTGAAGGAAATGCTGGATGACTTTTCATTCCTTTATTTAATTATTGGTTGTGTATGGTCAGTCAATGTGGCAGTTTCAGATCAGTAATGTCTCCCTCTTGTGTTCTAGTTTTTGGCCAGTATGCTCACATACCCTTTTGTTTTGGTGTCAAACCTCATGGCTGTCAATAACTGCGGGTAAGTAgcttaatttaaatatatttgcaatAATTTACTTTAGCAGAAAGCTTTGAAAGAATACTATGCTAAGGATTACCAGTTTTGTGTTTACCTTTCAACTTGGGaccaaaatgttttacctcAGAAAACATGCACTAAACATTGTAAAGAATAATATTACCATttctatacagtggggagaacaaggattGTGTgtgatccttcaggttttggggctgtagctgggcaatacggactttcagctccttccaaagattttctattgggttcaggtctggagactggctaggccactccaggaccttgatgcttcttatggagccactccttagttgccctggctgtgtgtttcgggtcgttgtcatgctggaagatccagccatgacccatcttcaatacttttactgagggaaggtggttgttggccaagatctcgcgatacatggccccatccatcctcccctcaatacggtgcagtcgttctgtccccattgcagaaaagcatccccaaagaaggatgtttccatctccatgcttcagagttgggatggtgttcttggggttgtactcatccttcttcctccaaacacaacgagtggagtttagaccaaaaagctatatttttgtttcatcagaccacatgaccttctcccattcctcctctggatcatccagatgatcactgacaaacttcagacgggcctggacatgcgctggcttgagcaggcgGCCCTTgcgtgtgttactaatggttttctttgagactgtggtcccagctctcttcaggtcattgaccaggtcctgacatgtagttctgggctgatgcctcaccttcctcatgatcattgatgccccacgaggtgagatcttgcatgtagccccagaccgagggagactgaccgtcatcttgaacttcttccattttctaataattgcgccaacagttgttgccttctcaccaagctgcttgcctattgtcctgtagcccatcccagccttgtgcaggtctacaattttatcccgatgtccttacacaggtctctggtcttggccattgtggagagtttggagtctgtttgaatgtgttgactggtgtcttttatacaggtaacaagttcaaacaggtgcagttaatacaggtaatgagtggagaacaggagggcttcttagagaaaaactaacaggtctgtgagagccggaattcttactggttggtaggtgataaaatacttgtcatgcagtaaaatgcaaatttattatttaaaaatcatacaatgtgattttctggatttttaatTTTCTGGACCTCTACATAAGtaggtaggaaaacctgcaaaatcggcagtgtatcaaatacttgttctccccactgtagctgtgaaatgtatttcctgATGCAGTTAGTACACTCGTTTGAAACCGTTAAATGAACACATGCATGTTTGACATGGACCTGGGATGGGAGAGAATAAACCATACCGTGCTTGTAATTAACCAATCTCCCATATGGGGGACATGGTTCATGTATACCACTTTGAAGTCAATGGGTCACCTGTTAACATGTTCCTGGGGTAAGTGGTTTGGTCAAGGCTGGTTTTCCTAGGTGAGCACTGTCTCTGTTTTTGACAGGCTGGCTGGAGGCCTCCCTCCCTATGCTTCAGTATATCCAACATGGGTGGACTGCTGGAGGCACCTGAGCCAGGAGGTAGGTTGctacttacaaaacattcaaatccacaGCTGTTACGTATATTCCAAACATGTTACAATTCTAGACCGTTTCTTGTCTTCTAAAAGAAGTTGAGTTGGGGATTTTGGCAATGAAAGTCTTTAACTAGTAGTCCAAAGTAAGATGAAGCTGTTCCATTGCTAGCTAGTGTTAATGTAATGCCCCAAAACTACTTTATAACTTCTTCCATGCATAAATGATGGTATCCACAATTTCTAGACAATCTTTCCTACTATTCCTTACTTGGTATTTCTTCTCTATTCATAGGGAAACATGAGCAGAGGCAACAGCTTATTTTTCCGGAAGATGCCTGTGGGAAAGATGTATGCAATCGACCAGAAGAGATTTTTTTAAGTCTGGAACTACATGCATAAAATCtaattgtaataatatacattgaCATTGCCTGAATGGGGGTGGATTCCTGGCATCTAATCCTTTGTatgcacttgtttttttttaacaacctGCCAGTCTGCCATCAAGTAAAGCtaaaactgcat is from Esox lucius isolate fEsoLuc1 chromosome 2, fEsoLuc1.pri, whole genome shotgun sequence and encodes:
- the mtch2 gene encoding mitochondrial carrier homolog 2 codes for the protein MADTCGQILLGSGLTVLSHPLMYIKVLVQVGHEPLPPSLGRNLFGRQVYQLPGLFAYAKHIIKIDGKVGLFNGLAPRLCAGTIGTLVHSRVLQRCQDAGKYEVSGSYQKAEEGSLQHVVHETTKEMIARSCATIVTHPFHVITLRCMVQFIGRETKYSGVFDSIITVYKQEGVLGFFAGLIPRLLGDVLSLWICNMLAHLINTYAIDDSMSHTGEIKNCSQAVTGFLASMLTYPFVLVSNLMAVNNCGLAGGLPPYASVYPTWVDCWRHLSQEGNMSRGNSLFFRKMPVGKMYAIDQKRFF